Proteins found in one Macaca nemestrina isolate mMacNem1 chromosome 4, mMacNem.hap1, whole genome shotgun sequence genomic segment:
- the LOC105474892 gene encoding GTPase IMAP family member 2, protein MDQNEHNHWGSHAKGQCASRSELRIILVGKTGTGKSAAGNSILRKQAFESKLSSRTLTKTCSKSQGSWGDREIVIIDTPDMLSWKDHCEALYKEVQRCYLLSAPGPHVLLLVTQLGRYTSQDQEAAQRVKEIFGEDAMRHTIVLFTHKEDLSGGSLMDYVRNSDNKALSKLVAACGGRICAFNNRAEGRNQDDQVKELMDLIEDLLMEKNGDHYTNGLYSLIQRSKCGSVGSDQKLKEFKESLIKYMETQRSYTALAEANCLKRALIKTQLCVLFCIQLCLRLLILLLCILHSMCTLFCCLLFSMCNLLCSLLFIIPKKLMIVSRTVIRLERRTPRLFTH, encoded by the exons ATGGACCAAAATGAACACAATCACTGGG GATCACATGCAAAGGGCCAATGTGCCAGCAGATCTGAGCTGAGAATCATCCTTGTGGGCAAAACAGGAACCGGCAAAAGTGCTGCGGGGAACAGCATCCTCAGGAAGCAAGCATTTGAATCGAAGCTGAGTTCCCGGACCTTGACTAAGACTTGCAGCAAAAGTCAGGGAAGCTGGGGAGATAGAGAGATTGTCATTATTGACACACCAGATATGCTTTCTTGGAAGGACCACTGTGAAGCTCTGTACAAAGAGGTGCAGAGGTGCTACTTGCTGTCTGCACCAGGACCCCATGTGCTGCTCCTGGTGACTCAGCTGGGCCGCTACACCTCACAGGACCAGGAGGCTGCACAGAGGGTGAAGGAGATCTTTGGAGAGGATGCCATGAGACACACAATTGTCCTCTTTACCCACAAGGAAGACCTCAGTGGTGGCTCCCTGATGGATTACGTGCGCAACTCTGATAACAAAGCCCTAAGCAAGCTGGTGGCAGCATGTGGTGGGCGAATCTGTGCCTTTAATAACCGTGCTGAAGGGAGAAATCAGGATGACCAAGTGAAGGAGCTAATGGACTTGATTGAGGatctgttgatggagaaaaaTGGTGATCACTATACCAATGGGCTGTACAGCCTAATACAGAGGTCTAAATGTGGATCTGTGGGATCAGATCAAAAATTAAAGGAATTCAAAGAGAGCCTTATAAAGTACATGGAAACTCAGAGAAGTTACACAGCCTTGGCTGAAGCAAATTGCCTGAAAAGAGCCTTAATCAAAACACAactgtgtgttttattttgtattcagtTGTGTCTCAGATTGCTAATTCTGTTGCTTTGCATATTGCACAGCATGTGCACTTTGTTTTGTTGCTTACTCTTTAGTATGTGCAATTTACTCTGCAGCTTGCTGTTTATTATACCCAAAAAGTTAATGATAGTTTCGAGAACAGTTATTAGACTAGAACGCAGGACTCCTAGGTTATTTACTCACTAG